TATTACAATGAAGCTAAAAAGAATCTGTATGTGTTTCGTTTGCCGGAACATTGCAAACGACTTGTGAACTCTACAAAGATCATGCAACTTCAAATTAAAATAACACCTGAAGAAATCCAATCCATCATCTTGGAGCTACTCAGAAAAAATGAAGCCAAACAAAATGTTTACTTAAGACCTTTCATTTATACATCAGCCTTACAATTATCACCACGTTTCCATGATGTGAAAGCAGACATCACTGTGTATGCATTGAAACTCGACGACTACCTCGATACACAAAATGGACTTACAACTATGGTGTCATCTTGGCAACGTTTCTCAGACAACCAAATCCCAACTTTATCTAAAGTAAGTGGTGGGTATGTAAACTCTGCGTTAGCTAAATCAGAAGCAGTTCAAAATGGAATGGATGAAGCAATCTTTCTTGATGCAAGAGGATTTGTATCAGAGGGTTCTGCTGAAAATTTATTCATCGTTCGTGATGGAGTGATCCACACTCCAACCATTCCTTCTTCCATTCTTGAAGGGATCACACGACGAAGTATCATTCAAATCGCAAAAGATTTGGGATACCAAGTTGTAGAACGAGACATTGCACGATCAGAACTTTATATCTCAGATGAATTGTTTTTTTCAGGAACCGGTGTGCAAGTGGCATGGGTGAAAGAAGTTGACAGACGTGTGATTGGAAATGGAAACATAGGACCGATAACAAAAAAAATCCAATCTATCTTTTTCGAAACTGTACGTGGTGAAGAAACTAAGTACATGAATTGGCTCACTCCGGTATATTAAAACAAAATGGCTGATACTTCTTTTTCATTCGAACAAGTGTCAGGCCAAGATGTAGCACTGACCTACTTAAATTCATTTTTAAAAGACCGATCTAAAATTCCTGGTTCACTGATTTTTCATGGACCTGATGGAGTGGGGAAGTGGCTTGCAGCAGAACGATTTGCGAGACAAATTTTATGTCTGGAAGGAACTTCTTGTGGTGTATGTGATTCTTGCCGCCAGTTTATGAAAGGAGTCCACCCAGATTTCATCCAATTCCCACGACGGAAAAACATTGCAATTGGAAAAGAAAAAGATCCTGAAGAGTTCACGATTCGTT
The sequence above is a segment of the Leptospira sp. WS39.C2 genome. Coding sequences within it:
- a CDS encoding branched-chain amino acid transaminase, whose protein sequence is MAQNSFPYTYFEGKIVPSEDAKVSVQTHALQYGTGVFGGIRGYYNEAKKNLYVFRLPEHCKRLVNSTKIMQLQIKITPEEIQSIILELLRKNEAKQNVYLRPFIYTSALQLSPRFHDVKADITVYALKLDDYLDTQNGLTTMVSSWQRFSDNQIPTLSKVSGGYVNSALAKSEAVQNGMDEAIFLDARGFVSEGSAENLFIVRDGVIHTPTIPSSILEGITRRSIIQIAKDLGYQVVERDIARSELYISDELFFSGTGVQVAWVKEVDRRVIGNGNIGPITKKIQSIFFETVRGEETKYMNWLTPVY